The window CAGGAcactgattggccagggagtgacATCACTAGAAGAGTCATGATCACGATGTCCGACACAAGAATAaaaaacctgccatttttaaaaacaggcaacAGTGACcattgtttttccagttttaaagTCTTTAGCAAGGCAACACAAGGTGTGCCTGCGTGTCTGTCACCACCATGCTATGACAGCCCTACCCACGTTGAAGTGGTACTCAATTGTAAAGGAAAATGACCAAAAGTTGAGTCGAGTCAAGTCAAGTAGTGctaaaaatgcataaatgtgtAGCACAGCAGCAAACTTTCCCCATTTTAGTTGTGTTAATTACAATTAACTAAAATGGTTAGTTCATTTTCTAATTTAGCCATAAACACAAAGTCCAGCTGAGGATAAGAATCACAAGATATTTGGTCAAAACCAGTGTATTGACATAAATGTATGTCATTTTACTTAATGATGGTAATAGATAAAGTTGAAAGTGAATCCTTTTAACAAACATCACAACTCAAGGAAGAAAGGTCTAAGATAATATGTTTGAGCTCAAAACCATCCATTTAATTAGCTTTGGCAAAACCGTCAGCATGTACATTTGTCTTGAGGCCACTAAAAGATGTAATATGCGACCGTCTAAAATCATCCTATACGCAGATGATACTGCCATTTatacttcatttgtttttctgatttatAGTAGCAGTAGATACTGTAGCTTGGTCTTTGTAACTGAACAAAGCTCTTCAGACATGTTAAGCTCAGCTATTTGGTTCACACACTGTCCAATTCTAAATAACAAATCTCTTAATCATTTCCACTACTTGTTACTGAATAAAGTAATCACATTACTGCATTGTGTTACTGTGTGACTCTGGTGCTTAGACCACCTTTTTTACCAGTTCATATCATATGTTGCTGTCACAGGTTCACCTCTAATTGTCCATAAGTATGCCACCATTATTCCTAAACAATAGAGAAATTATATTTGAAAAACTCTCTATGCTCCACTGGGAATAGTTTGGATCAGGAACCTGTTCTCAGTGAGCTTTGTGGATTATCCAGAATAACCAGGAGAATGTTTTTGGAAAGTGACGTTGAAGCTTTTTGAATTTATTAAGCATCCTTatgacatttcattcattttattatattatggTGTCAATAGAAATCTTGTCTTCACTTTCTGAGAgacatctgttttgtttttttttataaatacactTGGTGCTTATTTCTTCATGGTGACTTTTACTAGATCACCAATGGCAGGATGTTTCAGGGAGGAttccttccaaaataaaacttaaaaaaaaaaaaaacaacaaggaaGCATTCTCACAGAGCTCCTGTACAGGATAAAGTCATTAATGAATCCATTCAACTttcatttgattgtttttgcagataaacatgaacaaaggaaaataaatcaCCTGCATGATGTGAGAGGCTCCTCTTACATAAACTGttgtataatttatatttttaattactcCCCAAATAGTGCTCAGTGACCTGACAGCCCTGTTTGTCTCTGCTTCACTGCCTGTATTATGTCAGTCTCTCTCTTATTCCCCTGATGGGGAGATTATGGAATAATCTTGTGTCCGGGGTTTGAAAGAAAAGCATCTTAACATCCAAAGCTCTCTGTTGTTGTAATCTTTGAACCTCGTGTTTTTTGTTCTCTCAGAGATGAACATAAATTCCAGGTAGCCAAAAAAATCCACACAGCGATTTAGAGTGAAGGTCTGTATAGTCTTCCCTGAAATGTTTCCTCTAGTGTATTTCTCCTGTTCAGATTAGGAAATTGTACAAATATAAAGCTCAGCACTAGTGTGTGCTCAGTTTTCACCCACCCTTCATCCAGAAACGTCGAACagatttacattaaaaataaaactttaccAACACGACCCTGTTCAAAATGAATCGACTGGATATTTTTCTGACATGAGGTGATAATCTGTCAGCAGCACGTCTTTGGAAGTGGTTCTGTACTAACGTCATAGCTGTAACAACATAAACCACAGCTGAGTGTTTCTGTTGAATAACGCAACTTAAAATTGCTGTTGTGTAACTGatgcaaattaaaaactgtCCACAAATGCATCATGCTACACTTTTTGAAACTTCATACAATgtacaaaaaaacccccaaaaagaTTATTGTAGGTGTGTGTTCCAGTTTCCTTGTCTTTGAGTGTAGTTTCAGTCAAAGAGCCAATCCTGACAAGATGTTGATCACAGTTCTCTGTCCCTCAGTCTCAGCAGAGTGagtcctctctctcctcctgcagaGTGTAATCTATCTCATCCATTTCTCGTTCACAGTCTTCACATCCTTCAGCACCGcatccctccaccaccaccacgcCATGAGGGTCCACCAGCCTTCCTCCACCCACTCCAGATCCTCCGGCTCCTCCCAGTGCTCCCACTGTTCCGCCAGGACCTCCTACTGCTCCCACACCCATCCCACCCATTCCATCTCCATTATCTCCAACTCCCACTCCAGTTCCTGCCATTCCCATCCCCCCAACTCCAACTCCTCCTCCACCAACCACCAATGCTCCCCCTGCACTGCACACCAGAGGTCCAACAGCTGGTCCCACTCCTCTGGGCCACAATGGGTCCATGAGCGCCCCCTGCTGGCCAAGTTGAATCAATTGGTTGACGGAATAGACTCCTCCACCACTGGCTCGAACAACCTCCTCATAAGAAGGAGCTCGGGCAGCAGTCCGAGCCTCCTCCAGCCTCACCCGGGCCCTGTGCTTCATCTCGATGATGGTCTTTGTGTAGGAGTTGAGCGTGGCCACAGCGGCCGCCATGCAGCAACTGAACGACAGCCACGCCATGCTGAGAGCACAGGGAGTAAAGATCTTGACTCCATCAAACTAACAGGCAAATACAATTTGTTGTTTGAATACCCAGTCACACCAGCACAGCAAAGTTCATCCACGTCTTTGTGAAATTCTTGGTGCCATTAGACAGGTTGCTCAGAGCCTACTCGCAGGACTAGTCAGAGAACTGCTGCAGCTTTATATCTATAGGTTTTAACCAagtctttcacacacatgcagtaataCACAAGAACACCTGGACACAGagtttgtaaaataaaacatttttacgTGAGTGAATTGAAAAACTTACGCAAAAGACCATCCATAGTCCCAGGATTGTGGCCTCCAGTCTTTGGGCCCGATGCTGACAGTCATCTGAAACACCGTGGTGTACATCATATGAGCGACCATCCCCATCATACCTGGCAGAGGAGAAATGACAGACGTAAAgtctaaaactgaaaaaaggagaAGTTGAATCatacaggaagaaaaacaaatgaaggtTTGAATATTTCgaccaagaagaagaaaaatctgtGGATCACAAGAACAATTCAGTCAACAGTTTAACAAACCTCAACCCCCTCATGCTCGAGGACAGTGAAAGACATGTGCCTGCTCAGAAATAGAATTACCAATGTTCTTAACACTTCAGCAGAAATTCTCTCTGTCCTCACCTGAGAGCACAGTGCACATCGCAGCGAAGGCGTTGATCTTGAGGGCGTTCATCTCCCTCCTGGCACAGAGGCAAATCACttccacacacatcagcaggAACCCCATGGCCAGCAGTCCAATGTACATGAACTCACTGATGACGGAGAGCCAGAGGACGCCTGGAAGCAGGGAAAGAAAAACTCACAAATATTTTCTGCAAAGAGATGTGATGTGAcctgtttggtttttgttttggaacCTTGTGTAACTgtagctgtgagtgaaatggaGCATGGGATGTAGAAAAAGGTGAAGAAGCTGTACTTACCTTGGGTCTCTCCTGGAGTTAGCTCAATGAAGCTGCGACATTTTTCTTCCTGATCCTCACCTGAAAGAACAATGACAAGAAAGTGCAGCTGATAAACATGACACATTAGGTCATCTGAGAGGCACATGGTAgtaaaacactgtgtgtatatgtgtgtatatatgtatatatatatatatatatatatatatgtgtgtttttgatgttaTAGCATTTGTAACAAATCCAATATGTTGTTTTTGGGGCAAACTTCCTGTAATAATCTCTTGCGTACGCTGAGAATGGAACATCCATGCTTGTTAGTGTACAGTAAATCCTCAAAGCATCAAACAAAGAGCTGCTTTAAGCTCGGCTGCTGTGGACCACCTCCCTGTGGGACAGACAGCTGAAGGTCAACCTTCAGGCTGAAATCTGCTTTGAGCTGCTGATTATCGACCACTCACAGTATCTTTCTGTGTTCCCTGCATGTTTTCTCACACCGTGTGATGGTACTTGAATTATCACGTGGTTCATCTTCTCCACATCATCTATTTTATTGAGGTCAATACTGAGCTTCAAACTTTGTGGCAGCGGTTTGCCTAAAATAAGGTTCATAAAGTAACGTGCTTATTCACAGTCTGTTCTGCAGAGTCCCATCCAACACCTGGGATGAAACACAGACTGCAACGTACTCAAGTATGATGAGTGTAAACCATAGACTGAACAGTCCCAGAAGTCACTTCAATGACTGTAATGAGCAAGAACACCACTACTTATTTAGCCACTGGGCTCTGTCACTCCCATCACTA of the Mastacembelus armatus chromosome 11, fMasArm1.2, whole genome shotgun sequence genome contains:
- the LOC113126855 gene encoding germ cell-specific gene 1-like protein, with product MLEKMSRRNRSLLSLALTSLALTLSVSAFCTSYWCVGTHKVVKPLCLSPIKMKNCGQNNSQPYTVEAFTVDPKNPSFNATLSPLQKEELAMIQKQQLANAVHYIWETGEDKYMLRYFHTGFWLSCEKHNEGEDQEEKCRSFIELTPGETQGVLWLSVISEFMYIGLLAMGFLLMCVEVICLCARREMNALKINAFAAMCTVLSGMMGMVAHMMYTTVFQMTVSIGPKDWRPQSWDYGWSFAMAWLSFSCCMAAAVATLNSYTKTIIEMKHRARVRLEEARTAARAPSYEEVVRASGGGVYSVNQLIQLGQQGALMDPLWPRGVGPAVGPLVCSAGGALVVGGGGVGVGGMGMAGTGVGVGDNGDGMGGMGVGAVGGPGGTVGALGGAGGSGVGGGRLVDPHGVVVVEGCGAEGCEDCEREMDEIDYTLQEEREDSLC